The following coding sequences are from one Candidatus Paceibacterota bacterium window:
- a CDS encoding HU family DNA-binding protein, with amino-acid sequence MNKQDLVDAVHEKLGGTKTQADEAVDTIVNSIVSSLTKGEEVSISGLGIFSAKDRAARTARNPQTGEAIQVPAMRVPKFKAAKGLKDAVKNG; translated from the coding sequence ATGAACAAACAAGATCTTGTTGACGCAGTACACGAGAAACTCGGTGGAACAAAGACTCAAGCCGACGAAGCAGTAGACACTATTGTAAATTCTATTGTTAGCAGCCTTACAAAAGGTGAGGAAGTTTCAATCTCAGGACTTGGTATTTTCAGCGCCAAGGACCGAGCAGCTCGGACAGCTCGAAACCCACAGACCGGTGAAGCTATTCAGGTGCCGGCCATGCGCGTACCGAAATTCAAAGCCGCCAAGGGCTTGAAGGACGCAGTAAAGAACGGCTAA